GGCAGCCAGCCGATCGACTCGCTGCTCGATCTCGGCACCGGCACCGGCCGCATCCTCGAACTCCTGTCCGGGCTCTACCGCCGGGCGACCGGCGTTGATGCCAGCCGCGACATGCTGAGCGTGGCACGCGCCAATCTCGACAAGTCCCGCATCACCAAGGCCACCGTGCGCCACGCCGATATCCTGAACCTGCCTTTCGAGGGACAGGATTTCGATCTGGTGACGATCCATCAGGTGCTGCATTTCTTCGATCAGCCGGAGATTGCGATCGCGGAAGCGGCGCGCATGCTCCGGCCGGGCGGCCGGCTCGTGGTCATCGACCTTGCGCCGCACACGCTCGAATATCTCCGCGACGAGCATGCGCATGTCCGTCTCGGTTTTTCGCACCAGGCGATGTCCGACTGGTTGCGCAAGGCCGGGCTCGACGTCGAGCAGGTCGTCGATCTTCATCCGGGTCAGCAAAGCGGGCAGGGGTTGACGGTCACCGTCTGGCTCGCGCGAGATCCGAGGCGTCTCATGGCTTCGCAGACGAGCGAAGGCGCCGAACCTACATTTGCCGGGAGGGTATGACATGGCTTTGAAAAACGAAGCGCGCGGCCGCAACATCAGGGTCTCCTTCGAATTCTTCCCGCCGAAATCGGAGGAGATGGAAGGGCAGCTCTGGCATACCGTCAGCGAACTGCAGGACTGGGACCCGGATTTCGTCTCGGTGACTTATGGCGCCGGCGGCACCACCAGAGCGCCGACGCTGACCGCCGTTACTCGGTTCCTGTCGCAGACGCCGCTTGCCACAGCCTCGCATCTCACCTGCGTCGGCGCGACCAAGGAGGAGACGCATCAGGTAGTCGACACGTTCCGCAAGGCCGGCGTGACGCATTTCGTGGCGCTGCGCGGCGATGCGCCCGGCGGCGCCGGTGCGCCCTACCAGCCGCATCCCGGCGGTTATGCCAATGCGGCGGAGCTGGTGGCCGGCCTGAAGGAAATCGGCGATTTCGAGATTTCGGTTTCCGCCTATCCGGAAAAACACCCGGAAAGCCGCGACACGGCGGCCGATATCGACATGCTGAAGCGCAAG
The nucleotide sequence above comes from Rhizobium indicum. Encoded proteins:
- a CDS encoding ArsR/SmtB family transcription factor; translation: MSEPLKLGLEALVDVLKAAGEPTRLRLLALLDGGDLTVTDLTEILGQSQPRISRHLKLLGEAELIERYQEGAWAYFRLKQDGKAAMLVRALLKHVSENDPTILRDGERLSQVKHQRAERAQAYFSRNAAEWDELRRLHAADEEVDAAVIRLLGSQPIDSLLDLGTGTGRILELLSGLYRRATGVDASRDMLSVARANLDKSRITKATVRHADILNLPFEGQDFDLVTIHQVLHFFDQPEIAIAEAARMLRPGGRLVVIDLAPHTLEYLRDEHAHVRLGFSHQAMSDWLRKAGLDVEQVVDLHPGQQSGQGLTVTVWLARDPRRLMASQTSEGAEPTFAGRV
- the metF gene encoding methylenetetrahydrofolate reductase [NAD(P)H], with product MALKNEARGRNIRVSFEFFPPKSEEMEGQLWHTVSELQDWDPDFVSVTYGAGGTTRAPTLTAVTRFLSQTPLATASHLTCVGATKEETHQVVDTFRKAGVTHFVALRGDAPGGAGAPYQPHPGGYANAAELVAGLKEIGDFEISVSAYPEKHPESRDTAADIDMLKRKAENGADRALTQFFFDNDNFERYLERVRGAGISIPVVPGIMPIQNLTQLKRFAGACGTIIPAFLDERFAGFDDKPEERAKVAAEVAAEQIEDLVRRGIHDFHLYTMNRAPLVSAVLDNLGLSRRQTKSAGAAA